A part of Myxococcus landrumus genomic DNA contains:
- a CDS encoding zf-HC2 domain-containing protein translates to MKPQNVHAQEDRLLDFAYGELPVSEAQAVESHLQGCPRCTQTLSEIRGVRVTMAQLTEEPAPDAGLESLLAYAQQSARRAAAGPAPQSSRWRRWLLPVVGLASAGTLSVLTFMAVSPDLTQPNLSAVEAKQVAEAPAAPPPTGGAAAAPTGPAPASAVAPPAQALADANQYGGDKDSALFAKESVRSESAEAERAEGWEAEGSGGGVGTRRRADELKAQAPSVQKVSREKAPSRMASNLDGEAPLKNAPTVAVAMAPAPPSPPRETLRLGGGGSKQESSRAEELGGSAKSWDEAPGAPALESVTEPLARGGVVASAPAPVEAPVGRGSGVDAPMETAKAMPARAQRPPQPVAKKAKGDVSLEARAAPAAEFQQEADDQVAPAPKRSVAELSRLAQEARRTGDRAQEVSLLRLALEAGATGSTRMDLLTRVCDAELALGRRGAGVAACQQVLAESPGSQAAQAARRRLSDEPVSGEPANAVDAKPAE, encoded by the coding sequence ATGAAGCCGCAGAACGTCCACGCGCAGGAGGACCGTCTCCTCGACTTCGCCTATGGCGAGCTCCCCGTCTCGGAAGCCCAGGCGGTGGAATCCCATCTGCAAGGGTGCCCCCGCTGCACGCAGACGTTGAGCGAGATTCGAGGCGTGCGCGTCACCATGGCGCAGCTCACCGAGGAGCCCGCGCCGGACGCGGGCCTGGAGTCGCTGCTGGCCTATGCGCAGCAGTCCGCGCGCCGCGCCGCCGCCGGGCCCGCGCCCCAGTCCTCACGTTGGCGCCGGTGGCTGTTGCCTGTTGTCGGACTCGCCTCGGCGGGCACCTTGAGTGTCTTGACCTTCATGGCCGTGTCGCCGGACCTGACACAGCCCAATCTGTCCGCCGTGGAGGCAAAGCAGGTGGCGGAGGCTCCCGCGGCGCCACCTCCAACAGGGGGAGCCGCCGCCGCGCCCACCGGTCCTGCGCCTGCCTCCGCTGTCGCGCCGCCCGCCCAAGCCCTGGCGGACGCGAATCAGTACGGTGGCGACAAGGACTCGGCGTTGTTCGCGAAGGAATCCGTGCGCTCTGAAAGCGCGGAGGCGGAGCGCGCGGAAGGCTGGGAGGCGGAGGGCAGTGGCGGTGGGGTAGGGACCCGTCGCCGCGCGGATGAGCTGAAGGCCCAGGCGCCTTCCGTCCAGAAGGTGAGCCGGGAGAAGGCGCCCAGCCGCATGGCGTCGAACCTGGATGGTGAGGCCCCACTGAAGAACGCGCCCACGGTGGCGGTGGCCATGGCCCCGGCTCCCCCCAGTCCTCCTCGCGAGACGTTGCGACTGGGCGGTGGTGGCTCGAAGCAGGAGTCATCCCGGGCAGAGGAGCTTGGTGGATCCGCGAAGTCCTGGGACGAGGCTCCAGGGGCACCGGCCTTGGAGTCTGTCACCGAGCCCTTGGCCCGAGGCGGCGTGGTGGCCAGCGCGCCCGCCCCGGTGGAGGCGCCGGTGGGACGTGGAAGTGGGGTGGATGCGCCCATGGAGACCGCGAAGGCAATGCCCGCGCGCGCGCAGAGGCCGCCCCAGCCCGTGGCGAAGAAGGCGAAGGGGGATGTCTCCCTGGAGGCTCGCGCCGCTCCCGCCGCCGAGTTCCAGCAGGAGGCGGATGACCAGGTGGCTCCAGCTCCAAAGCGGAGTGTCGCGGAGCTGTCCCGGTTGGCGCAGGAGGCCCGCCGGACTGGCGACAGGGCACAAGAGGTGAGTCTGCTCAGACTCGCACTTGAGGCGGGTGCAACTGGCTCAACGCGTATGGATTTGCTCACCCGCGTGTGTGATGCGGAGCTGGCTTTGGGGCGTCGCGGGGCGGGGGTCGCGGCTTGTCAACAAGTATTGGCGGAGTCCCCCGGGTCTCAAGCCGCGCAGGCGGCGCGCCGGCGCTTGAGTGACGAGCCTGTTTCAGGCGAACCCGCGAACGCGGTGGACGCCAAGCCTGCCGAGTAA